A genomic segment from Actinomadura hallensis encodes:
- a CDS encoding RNA degradosome polyphosphate kinase codes for MTVNPGQLPQPAALPDDRFLDREESWLRFNQRVLELAEDPSLPLLERVRFLSIFASNLDEFFMVRVAGLARRMATGLAVQSASGRQPREILQRTGEVAHELMQRHAACFRDAILPALAEEGIDILRWDQLAETEQESLRRLFRDRIYPVLTPLVVDSAHPFPYISGLSLNLAVIVRDPETDATMFARVKVPPLLPRFIEASPDRFTPLEDVIAAHLGQLFVGMEVVEHHAFRVTRNQDLEIDDDISEGLLQALERELLRRRFGPVVRLEVEESISDGVLDLLTSELAVDEGQIYRVDGPLDLGGLASIADLDRPELKYPPFVPSKDALPEDASVFSAIRERDVLVHHPYDSFTTTVQRLIEDAASDPQVLAIKQTLYRTSGDSPIVDALMSAAEAGKQVVVVVELKARFDERANIAWARKLETAGCHVVYGFVGLKTHCKLALIVRQESDGQLRRYCHIGTGNYHPKTARLYEDFGLLTADPEVGEDVSALFNHLTGYSRQSSYNRLLVAPHSLRPGLVQRIEHEIENRRAGHPAHIRIKCNSLVDEVVIDALYRASRAGVPVDIWVRGICALRPGVPGLSDMIRVRSVLGRFLEHSRVFAFENGGEPEVWIGSADLMHRNLDRRVEALVTVTDRAQRDELISLIDLAMDDGTDAWTLDGDGTWTRHRPKPGETLRDIQTHLMKSRRWRTVDA; via the coding sequence ATGACCGTCAACCCGGGACAGCTACCCCAGCCTGCGGCGCTGCCGGACGACCGCTTCCTCGACCGCGAGGAGAGCTGGCTGAGGTTCAATCAGCGCGTCCTGGAACTCGCCGAGGACCCCTCCCTGCCGCTCCTCGAACGGGTCCGCTTCCTGTCGATCTTCGCGAGCAACCTGGACGAGTTCTTCATGGTGCGCGTCGCCGGCCTCGCCCGCCGGATGGCGACCGGGCTCGCCGTCCAGTCCGCCAGCGGCCGGCAGCCCCGCGAAATCCTCCAGCGCACCGGAGAGGTCGCGCACGAGCTGATGCAGCGGCACGCCGCCTGCTTCCGCGACGCGATCCTCCCCGCGCTCGCCGAGGAGGGCATCGACATCCTGCGCTGGGACCAGCTGGCCGAGACCGAGCAGGAGAGCCTGCGGCGGCTGTTCCGCGACCGGATCTACCCGGTCCTCACCCCGCTGGTCGTCGACTCCGCGCACCCCTTCCCGTACATCTCGGGCCTGTCGCTCAACCTCGCCGTGATCGTCCGCGACCCGGAGACCGACGCGACGATGTTCGCCCGCGTCAAGGTCCCGCCGCTGCTGCCGCGCTTCATCGAGGCGTCCCCCGACCGGTTCACGCCGCTGGAGGACGTCATCGCCGCGCACCTCGGGCAGCTGTTCGTCGGGATGGAGGTCGTCGAGCACCACGCGTTCCGCGTCACCCGCAACCAGGACCTGGAGATCGACGACGACATAAGCGAGGGGCTCCTGCAGGCCCTGGAGCGGGAGCTGCTGCGCCGCCGGTTCGGCCCGGTCGTCCGGCTGGAGGTCGAGGAGTCGATCTCCGACGGCGTGCTGGACCTGCTGACCTCCGAACTCGCCGTGGACGAGGGCCAGATCTACCGCGTCGACGGCCCCCTCGACCTCGGCGGCCTCGCGTCCATCGCCGACCTCGACCGCCCGGAGCTGAAGTACCCCCCTTTCGTCCCGTCGAAGGACGCGCTCCCTGAGGACGCGAGCGTCTTCTCCGCCATCCGCGAGCGGGACGTGCTCGTCCACCACCCCTACGACTCGTTCACCACGACCGTGCAGCGGCTGATCGAGGACGCCGCGTCCGACCCGCAGGTCCTGGCGATCAAGCAGACGCTGTACCGCACCAGCGGCGACTCCCCGATCGTGGACGCGCTGATGAGCGCCGCCGAGGCCGGCAAGCAGGTCGTGGTCGTGGTGGAGCTGAAGGCCAGGTTCGACGAGCGCGCCAACATCGCGTGGGCGCGCAAGCTGGAGACGGCCGGCTGCCACGTCGTGTACGGGTTCGTCGGGCTGAAGACCCACTGCAAGCTCGCGCTGATCGTCCGGCAGGAGTCCGACGGGCAGCTGCGCCGCTACTGCCACATCGGCACCGGCAACTACCACCCGAAGACCGCCCGGCTCTACGAGGACTTCGGGCTGCTCACCGCCGATCCCGAGGTCGGGGAGGACGTCAGCGCCCTGTTCAACCACCTCACCGGCTACTCGCGGCAGAGCTCCTACAACCGGCTGCTGGTCGCCCCGCACAGCCTGCGGCCGGGGCTCGTCCAGCGGATCGAGCACGAGATCGAGAACCGGCGGGCCGGGCATCCCGCGCACATCCGCATCAAGTGCAACTCGCTGGTCGACGAGGTGGTCATCGACGCGCTGTACCGGGCGTCGCGCGCCGGGGTCCCGGTGGACATCTGGGTGCGCGGCATCTGCGCGCTGCGTCCCGGCGTGCCCGGGCTTTCGGACATGATCCGGGTGCGGAGCGTCCTCGGCCGGTTCCTGGAGCACTCCCGGGTGTTCGCGTTCGAGAACGGCGGCGAGCCCGAGGTGTGGATCGGCAGCGCCGACCTCATGCACCGCAACCTCGACCGCCGCGTCGAGGCCCTCGTCACGGTCACCGACCGGGCGCAGCGCGACGAGCTGATCTCGCTCATCGACCTCGCCATGGACGACGGCACCGACGCGTGGACCCTCGACGGCGACGGCACGTGGACGCGGCACAGGCCCAAGCCCGGCGAGACCCTCCGCGACATCCAGACCCACCTGATGAAGAGCCGCCGCTGGAGGACGGTCGATGCCTGA
- a CDS encoding NUDIX hydrolase gives MPDSPAQAPTGVVRAAGALLWRDGPEVAVVHRPRYDDWSFPKGKVDPGEHVLRAAVREIEEETGVVARLGRRLSTSTYPVGERTKQVDYWAARPVRTGPFTPDHEVDELVWLPPEEAEAKLSYHHDIELLHEFLDGPLRTTPLVILRHASAGEKADWHDADELRPLDAAGRAEAVRLAGLLHAYGPARLISSATARCLETVLPYARRTGASIETDPAFTVGETAAGQARDRLLALVDEGVPTIVCTHGEVVSELVEGLCKEMGREVPDAPGLRKSEFWAAHLADGAMPALERHTPRTDP, from the coding sequence ATGCCTGACAGCCCCGCCCAGGCCCCGACGGGGGTCGTCCGGGCGGCCGGCGCCCTGCTGTGGCGCGACGGCCCCGAGGTCGCGGTGGTCCACCGCCCCCGCTACGACGACTGGTCGTTCCCCAAGGGCAAGGTCGACCCGGGAGAGCACGTGCTTCGCGCGGCCGTCCGCGAGATCGAGGAGGAGACCGGCGTCGTCGCCCGCCTCGGCCGGCGGCTGTCCACCAGCACGTATCCGGTCGGGGAGCGCACCAAGCAGGTCGACTACTGGGCCGCGCGTCCCGTCCGGACGGGCCCCTTCACCCCGGACCACGAGGTGGACGAGCTGGTGTGGCTGCCTCCCGAGGAGGCGGAGGCCAAGCTCAGCTACCACCACGACATCGAGCTTCTGCACGAGTTCCTGGACGGACCTTTGCGGACCACGCCGCTGGTGATCCTGCGGCACGCGTCCGCCGGGGAGAAGGCGGACTGGCACGACGCGGACGAGCTGCGCCCGCTGGACGCCGCGGGCCGCGCCGAGGCCGTCCGCCTCGCCGGCCTCCTGCACGCCTACGGGCCCGCGCGGCTGATCAGCTCGGCGACCGCCCGCTGCCTGGAGACCGTCCTGCCCTACGCGCGCCGCACCGGCGCGTCCATTGAGACCGACCCGGCCTTCACCGTCGGGGAAACCGCCGCCGGCCAGGCGAGGGACAGGCTGCTCGCCCTGGTCGACGAGGGCGTCCCGACCATCGTGTGCACCCACGGCGAGGTCGTCTCCGAACTCGTCGAGGGCCTGTGCAAGGAGATGGGGAGGGAGGTGCCGGACGCCCCGGGCCTGCGCAAGTCGGAGTTCTGGGCGGCGCATCTGGCCGACGGCGCGATGCCCGCCCTGGAACGCCACACGCCCCGGACGGATCCCTAG
- a CDS encoding CYTH and CHAD domain-containing protein gives MAERHLEIEQKYDAVPDFVLPDLDGIAGVAVVGEPEVHDLHASYFDTGDLRLAAHGITLRRRRGGTDAGWHLKMPAGPDGKHEMRAPLGRPLVVPARLAGLVAAYTRGEELRPVATLETRRTVVRLLAADGSELAEVADDMVTGRGTEAEPERWREIEVELKGGGSDLLKAVGKRLRKAGAKKGRSPSKLGRLLGEAVVPSRAAAARAAARARLAEATSNGKGPAVTTGEAVLAYLAKQIEAVLELDPKARLGEEDAVHRMRVAVRRLRSALRVYRPVLNAERTGPLGPELRWLAAVLGEVRDLEVLRMRFAEAPPFVVEDLEKRERAAYRRMNASLKEPRYFALLDELDRLVLDPPLSAAADRKARKELPALVTRAWERMAKEYASIKSAGDPDAARHETRKAAKRARYAAELAVPVLGVAAKRAAKGAKRIQEVLGGYQDGVIAMGHLEAAAARTKDPAEAFTLGALYGKERCQAESARDHLSTTWSQTLGPSF, from the coding sequence GTGGCCGAGAGGCATCTCGAGATCGAGCAGAAGTACGACGCCGTGCCCGACTTCGTCCTGCCGGACCTCGACGGGATCGCGGGCGTGGCGGTGGTCGGGGAGCCCGAGGTGCACGACCTCCACGCCAGCTACTTCGACACCGGTGACCTGCGGCTCGCGGCGCACGGCATCACGCTGCGGCGCCGGCGGGGCGGGACGGACGCCGGGTGGCACCTCAAGATGCCCGCGGGCCCCGACGGCAAGCACGAGATGCGGGCGCCGCTCGGCCGTCCGCTGGTCGTCCCGGCGCGGCTGGCCGGGCTGGTCGCGGCGTACACGCGGGGCGAGGAGCTGCGCCCGGTCGCGACGCTGGAGACCCGCAGGACGGTCGTGCGGCTGCTCGCCGCGGACGGGTCCGAGCTGGCGGAGGTCGCCGACGACATGGTCACCGGACGCGGCACGGAGGCCGAGCCCGAGCGGTGGCGGGAGATCGAGGTCGAGCTGAAGGGCGGCGGCTCCGACCTGCTGAAGGCGGTCGGGAAGCGGCTGCGGAAGGCGGGCGCGAAGAAGGGGCGGTCGCCGTCCAAGCTGGGGCGGCTGCTCGGGGAGGCCGTCGTGCCGTCGCGGGCCGCGGCGGCGCGGGCCGCGGCGCGGGCGCGGCTCGCGGAGGCGACGTCCAACGGGAAGGGACCGGCCGTCACGACCGGGGAGGCCGTCCTGGCCTACCTCGCCAAGCAGATCGAGGCCGTGCTGGAGCTCGACCCGAAGGCGAGGCTGGGCGAGGAGGACGCCGTCCACCGGATGCGGGTGGCGGTGCGGCGGCTGCGCAGCGCGCTGCGCGTCTACCGGCCCGTCCTGAACGCCGAGCGCACCGGGCCGCTGGGGCCGGAGCTGCGGTGGCTCGCGGCGGTGCTCGGGGAGGTGCGCGACCTGGAGGTGCTCCGCATGCGGTTCGCGGAGGCGCCCCCGTTCGTGGTCGAGGACCTGGAGAAGCGGGAGCGGGCCGCGTACCGGCGGATGAACGCGAGCCTGAAGGAGCCGAGGTACTTCGCGCTCCTCGACGAGCTGGACCGGCTCGTCCTCGACCCGCCGCTGTCGGCCGCCGCGGACAGGAAGGCCCGCAAGGAGCTGCCCGCCCTCGTCACGCGGGCGTGGGAGCGGATGGCGAAGGAGTACGCGTCGATCAAGAGCGCCGGCGACCCCGACGCCGCGCGGCACGAGACCCGCAAGGCGGCGAAGCGGGCGCGGTACGCGGCGGAGCTGGCGGTGCCGGTGCTCGGCGTCGCGGCGAAGCGGGCGGCCAAGGGCGCGAAACGCATCCAGGAGGTCCTCGGCGGCTACCAGGACGGCGTGATCGCCATGGGGCATCTGGAGGCGGCCGCGGCGCGCACCAAGGACCCGGCGGAGGCGTTCACGCTGGGCGCTCTGTACGGGAAGGAGCGGTGCCAGGCCGAGTCGGCGCGGGACCACCTGTCGACCACGTGGTCGCAGACGCTCGGCCCGTCGTTCTGA
- a CDS encoding HAD hydrolase-like protein, whose amino-acid sequence MRTLVLWDIDHTLVDPGGLSSEIYAGVFQRLIGRPPEMIAPMAGRTDRAITAETLRHHGIDPVPDLLESFAEALAEAFAARQDDVAVRGRVLPGALAALKALAARPGVVQSALTGNMKQIAVCKLTAFGLIDYFDLEAGAYGMDDAERPPLVKLAQKRAADRYGEPFTAANTVLVGDTLHDVRAAHEGGARIVAVATGATPAAALHHAGAETVLPDLTDLDQTTRSILTP is encoded by the coding sequence GTGCGAACACTGGTGCTCTGGGACATCGACCACACCCTCGTCGACCCCGGCGGGCTGAGCTCGGAGATCTACGCGGGGGTCTTCCAACGCCTGATCGGCCGCCCGCCCGAGATGATCGCTCCCATGGCGGGCCGCACCGACCGCGCCATCACCGCCGAGACGCTCCGCCACCACGGCATCGACCCCGTCCCCGACCTGCTGGAATCCTTCGCCGAGGCTCTGGCGGAGGCCTTCGCCGCCCGCCAGGACGATGTCGCGGTCCGCGGCCGCGTCCTCCCCGGCGCGCTCGCGGCCCTGAAGGCCCTGGCGGCCCGTCCCGGCGTGGTCCAGTCCGCCCTGACCGGGAACATGAAGCAGATCGCCGTCTGCAAGCTGACCGCTTTCGGCCTGATCGACTACTTCGACCTCGAAGCGGGCGCCTACGGCATGGACGACGCGGAACGCCCTCCCCTGGTGAAGCTGGCCCAGAAGCGCGCGGCCGACAGGTACGGCGAGCCCTTCACCGCCGCCAACACCGTCCTGGTCGGCGACACCCTGCACGACGTGAGAGCGGCCCACGAGGGCGGCGCCCGCATAGTCGCCGTGGCCACCGGCGCGACCCCCGCCGCCGCCCTCCACCATGCCGGCGCCGAAACAGTCCTCCCCGACCTCACCGACCTAGACCAAACAACCCGATCCATCCTCACCCCCTGA
- a CDS encoding DUF4352 domain-containing protein, giving the protein MLSTGAALSCVRVTVTNRTEDNLEVNPLYFSITGANGTKHESSTALGEYENEIATTTLAPDENAKGVVCARGDFRPKIVAMTDPFMSEMARAEVP; this is encoded by the coding sequence GTGCTGAGCACCGGCGCGGCACTGAGCTGCGTCAGGGTCACGGTCACGAACCGGACCGAGGACAACCTCGAAGTGAATCCCCTGTACTTCTCGATCACCGGTGCGAACGGCACGAAGCACGAGTCGAGCACGGCGCTCGGTGAGTACGAGAACGAGATCGCGACGACGACCCTGGCGCCGGACGAGAACGCCAAGGGCGTCGTCTGCGCCCGAGGTGACTTCCGCCCGAAGATCGTCGCCATGACCGACCCGTTCATGAGCGAAATGGCCCGCGCCGAGGTCCCCTGA
- a CDS encoding GNAT family N-acetyltransferase: MTFREATVADLPQIVRLLADDPLGATRETPGDEIPEAYFTAFTAIEKDPNNQVIVAEVDGAIAGTLQLTFIPGLTYTGGERAQIEGVRVASDHRGLGVGQDMINWAIDQARARGCRVVQLTTDRQRPDAIRFYQKIGFRPSHMGMKYHLRES, translated from the coding sequence GTGACCTTCCGCGAGGCGACGGTGGCTGATCTGCCGCAGATCGTCCGGCTTCTCGCGGACGATCCCCTGGGAGCCACCCGCGAAACACCCGGTGACGAGATCCCCGAGGCGTACTTCACGGCCTTCACCGCGATCGAGAAGGACCCGAACAACCAGGTGATCGTCGCGGAGGTGGACGGCGCCATCGCCGGCACGCTCCAGCTGACGTTCATCCCGGGCCTCACCTACACCGGCGGCGAGCGCGCCCAGATCGAGGGCGTCCGCGTCGCCTCCGACCACCGCGGCCTCGGCGTCGGCCAGGACATGATCAACTGGGCCATCGACCAGGCCCGCGCCCGCGGCTGCCGCGTCGTCCAGCTCACCACCGACCGCCAGCGCCCCGACGCCATCCGCTTCTACCAGAAGATCGGCTTCCGCCCCTCCCACATGGGCATGAAGTACCACCTCCGCGAATCCTGA
- a CDS encoding WhiB family transcriptional regulator, with protein sequence MHNNENEEHWTDHAICRGADPDLFFPIGYSSPVLQAQEEAAKAICANCPVKAECLAWALRVGEPDGIWGGTTPEERRYLRRTADAPARRPLPVIVVRGDASESEHAPAA encoded by the coding sequence ATGCACAACAACGAGAACGAGGAGCACTGGACCGACCACGCCATCTGTCGTGGCGCCGACCCGGACCTGTTCTTCCCGATCGGTTACTCGTCCCCGGTGCTCCAGGCGCAGGAGGAGGCGGCCAAGGCCATCTGCGCGAACTGCCCGGTCAAGGCGGAGTGCCTCGCGTGGGCGCTGCGCGTCGGCGAGCCCGACGGCATCTGGGGCGGGACGACCCCGGAGGAGCGCCGCTACCTCCGCCGGACCGCAGACGCTCCCGCACGCCGCCCGCTGCCCGTCATCGTGGTACGCGGGGACGCGTCCGAGTCCGAGCACGCACCGGCCGCTTAG
- a CDS encoding NADPH:quinone oxidoreductase family protein, which translates to MRAVICEELGSVVVRETDPPVPGPGQVLVNVEAAGVNYVDALFVHGRYQIKPPLPFVPGSEVAGTLPTGERVLAMCGLGGFASQVAVPAESAVPIPDELDFPRAATFTQSYCTALYALRDRAALRRGETLLVLGAGGGVGLAAIQVATALGARVLAVASTPEKREAARLAGAETTLSSDDDIKTAAREWSENGVDVVYDPVGGALAEPALRALRDRGRYAVIGFASGTIPSLPLNQVLLRNRSIVGVDWGAWSGTHRREQRRLLEELLSMVAKGDLDPVSPRTEPLASAAQVIDDLLNRRVVGKVALVP; encoded by the coding sequence ATGCGCGCGGTGATCTGTGAGGAGCTCGGTTCCGTCGTCGTCCGGGAGACCGACCCGCCCGTTCCCGGGCCCGGCCAGGTGCTCGTCAACGTGGAGGCCGCCGGGGTCAACTACGTCGACGCCCTGTTCGTGCACGGGCGGTACCAGATCAAGCCGCCGCTCCCGTTCGTCCCGGGCAGCGAGGTCGCCGGGACGCTGCCCACCGGCGAGCGCGTCCTGGCCATGTGCGGGCTGGGCGGTTTCGCGTCGCAGGTGGCCGTCCCCGCGGAGTCGGCCGTCCCGATCCCGGACGAACTGGACTTCCCGCGCGCCGCCACGTTCACCCAGAGCTACTGCACGGCTCTGTACGCGCTCCGCGACCGGGCCGCCCTGCGCCGCGGCGAGACCCTGCTCGTCCTCGGGGCCGGCGGCGGTGTGGGGCTGGCGGCGATCCAGGTCGCCACGGCCCTCGGCGCCCGCGTCCTGGCGGTCGCCTCCACCCCGGAGAAGCGCGAGGCCGCCCGGCTCGCCGGCGCGGAGACCACGCTGAGCAGCGACGACGACATCAAGACGGCGGCCCGGGAATGGTCGGAGAACGGCGTCGACGTCGTCTACGACCCGGTCGGCGGCGCCCTGGCCGAACCGGCCCTGCGGGCGCTCCGCGACCGCGGACGCTATGCGGTGATCGGATTCGCGTCGGGGACCATCCCGTCCCTCCCGCTCAACCAGGTCCTCCTGCGCAACCGCTCGATCGTCGGCGTCGACTGGGGCGCCTGGTCGGGGACGCATCGTCGGGAGCAGCGCCGCCTTCTGGAGGAGCTGCTCTCCATGGTCGCCAAGGGCGATCTCGACCCCGTGTCCCCCCGCACAGAACCTCTGGCCTCGGCGGCCCAGGTCATCGACGACCTGCTCAACCGCCGCGTCGTGGGCAAGGTCGCGCTGGTCCCCTAA
- a CDS encoding rhomboid family intramembrane serine protease translates to MSFVPERQRSEGLAKHGARALTSAVLVGAVTAVMWVLEAIDYAMNGWLDRFGIQPRDVSDLPDVFTAPFMHGGFGHLMANTVPFLILGFIAAARGIAKFLAMSLIVIVVGGLGVWFTSSANTLGSSILIFGFFGYLVGRGIFERRLIDIGIAIAVVLFYGTMLFGVIPGEPGISWQGHLFGLIGGILASWFLRRS, encoded by the coding sequence ATGAGCTTCGTCCCCGAACGGCAGAGGTCCGAGGGGCTCGCCAAGCACGGTGCGCGCGCCCTGACGTCCGCGGTCCTGGTCGGCGCCGTGACCGCGGTGATGTGGGTGCTCGAGGCGATCGACTACGCGATGAACGGCTGGCTCGACCGGTTCGGCATCCAGCCGCGGGACGTGAGCGACCTGCCCGACGTCTTCACCGCGCCGTTCATGCACGGCGGGTTCGGGCACCTGATGGCCAACACGGTCCCGTTCCTGATCCTCGGGTTCATCGCGGCGGCCCGCGGGATCGCGAAGTTCCTCGCGATGAGCCTGATCGTCATCGTGGTCGGCGGGCTCGGGGTGTGGTTCACCAGCTCCGCCAACACCCTCGGCTCCAGCATCCTGATCTTCGGGTTCTTCGGCTACCTGGTGGGACGCGGGATCTTCGAGCGCCGCCTGATCGACATCGGGATCGCGATCGCGGTCGTGCTGTTCTACGGGACGATGCTGTTCGGCGTCATCCCCGGCGAACCCGGCATCTCCTGGCAGGGGCACCTGTTCGGGCTGATCGGCGGAATCCTCGCCTCCTGGTTCCTGCGCCGGAGCTAG
- a CDS encoding SDR family oxidoreductase produces MGTYLITGATGGIGAAVAELLRERGHDLVLTGRSPERLDKLESALRGGANAPTQVITPGAVPPPPRSAAITTIPLDMREPRRIEAALAMAEVPERLDGVVHAAGVVHLGRVADLDADAWMEHLSVNLVSAAELTRILLPALRAAEGHVVFVNSTAGLRANPQWSAYAASKFGLRALADSLRAEEPSLRVTTVYPGRTATEMQRKVRTQEGGTYVEDDFATPSTVARVLVSALETPRDAVVADVAVRPHRPG; encoded by the coding sequence ATGGGCACGTATCTGATCACGGGGGCGACCGGCGGCATCGGCGCGGCGGTCGCAGAGCTGCTCCGGGAGCGCGGTCACGACCTCGTCCTCACCGGCCGCTCTCCCGAACGCCTCGACAAGCTGGAGTCCGCCCTGCGCGGCGGCGCCAACGCGCCGACGCAGGTCATCACCCCGGGTGCGGTGCCCCCGCCGCCGCGGAGCGCCGCCATCACCACGATCCCGCTGGACATGCGGGAACCGCGCCGCATCGAGGCGGCGCTGGCGATGGCGGAGGTCCCCGAGCGGCTCGACGGGGTCGTCCACGCCGCGGGCGTCGTCCATCTCGGGCGGGTCGCCGACCTGGACGCCGACGCGTGGATGGAGCACCTGTCGGTCAACCTGGTGTCGGCGGCGGAGCTGACCCGCATCCTCCTGCCCGCGCTGCGCGCCGCCGAGGGCCACGTCGTCTTCGTCAACTCGACCGCCGGGCTGCGCGCCAACCCGCAGTGGTCGGCGTACGCGGCGAGCAAGTTCGGGCTGCGGGCCCTGGCCGACTCGCTGCGCGCCGAGGAGCCGTCCCTCCGCGTCACGACCGTCTACCCGGGGCGGACGGCCACGGAGATGCAGCGGAAGGTGCGCACCCAGGAGGGCGGAACCTACGTCGAGGACGACTTCGCCACCCCGTCGACCGTGGCGCGCGTGCTGGTCTCGGCCCTGGAGACGCCGCGGGACGCGGTCGTCGCGGACGTCGCCGTCCGGCCCCACCGGCCCGGCTGA